The following are encoded together in the Triticum dicoccoides isolate Atlit2015 ecotype Zavitan chromosome 6B, WEW_v2.0, whole genome shotgun sequence genome:
- the LOC119326345 gene encoding B-box zinc finger protein 32-like: MAGDRCAGAIAGCELCGGVAAVHCAADSAFLCVPCDAKVHGANFLASRHLRRRLVHAAAAADAGSAGSESESSSSSSCVSTADSCAAASAATRAAGRRRAGCKHRRARAEVVLEGWAKRMGLAPGTARRRAARAAGALRALGRGVSASRVPLRVAMAAALWSEVAGSGCAEAALLRRLEASSHVPARLVVTVASWMARTAVRAPAPAPAVEGWAECS, translated from the coding sequence ATGGCGGGCGACAGGTGCGCGGGCGCGATCGCGGGGTGCGAGCTGTGCGGGGGCGTCGCGGCGGTGCACTGCGCGGCGGACTCGGCTTTCCTCTGCGTGCCCTGCGACGCCAAGGTGCACGGCGCCAACTTCCTCGCCTCCAGGCACCTGCGGCGCCGGCTCGTTCACGCGGCCGCGGCCGCGGACGCCGGATCCGCGGGCTCGGAGTCGGAGTCGTCGTCCAGCTCCTCCTGCGTGTCCACCGCCGACTCGTGCGCGGCCGCCTccgcggcgacgcgggcggcggggaggaggagggcCGGGTGCAAGCACCGGCGCGCGCGGGCGGAGGTGGTCCTCGAGGGGTGGGCCAAGCGGATGGGCCTCGCGCCGGGAACGGCGCGCCGGCGGGCGGCCAGGGCCGCGGGCGCGCTCCGGGCGCTGGGCCGTGGCGTCTCCGCCTCCCGCGTACCCCTCCGCGTCGCGATGGCCGCCGCGCTCTGGTCGGAGGTCGCCGGATCCGGCTGCGCGGAGGCCGCGCTGCTCCGCCGGCTGGAGGCAAGCTCGCACGTGCCGGCGAGGCTGGTGGTCACGGTGGCGTCGTGGATGGCACGCACCGCGGTCcgggcccccgcccccgcccccgccgtggAGGGCTGGGCCGAGTGCTCCTGA